The Capricornis sumatraensis isolate serow.1 chromosome 20, serow.2, whole genome shotgun sequence genome contains the following window.
TCTGAGGAGGCTCCGTGAACTCTGCGGTCTGTGGCTGAGGCCGGACCTTCACACCAAGGAGCAGATGGTGGACAGGCTGGTGCTGGAGCAGTTCGTGATGTGCATGCCGCCGGAGATCCAGGTCTTAGTCAGAAGGAGTGGTGCGGAGACTTGTAAGGATCTGGAGGAGGTGCTGAGAAAtaagcagaaactgaagaagtggGTGAGTAGGACCCTAGGGACCCTGTGAGAGAGGGAACGGTGGGAAGATGGGCTGCGAGCTGGGAGATGAAGCAGAAGGACCGGAGGGCTTGGCTCGAAATCAGTGCTTCCCACAGGGGTGAGCGCTTGCCTGTGGCGTCACGGGAGACGTTTCTGTCGGTCTTCACTTTGAGGGTGTTGCTCTTTCGAATGTCATTCCCAGGAGGTGGGCTCCTAGGCTGGGATACGCAGTGAATGCCTTTTTGGATCCTGTGAAGGGAGACTGATCCTATTCGAATTTTTTCTCACAGACTGTAGTCCGTGTCCAAGGCGAGGATTTTCTGATGCCAGTCTCGGATGTTGAGATGTTAGGATTTGAGGTCAGTGAGGGGCACGATGAGGGAGACGGAGCCAGGGAGCCCCAGTCTACAGTCAGTGTCGTCCCTCCAGACGAGGGCCAGCAGGAAAGCCAAGACGGGCAGCATCTGCCAGGAGCCAGGGACCTGTCGAGGGTGCAGGTGAGTGTGACATCTTGACCTGCAGTCTGGGAGCAGGTAGAAGAGGCTCTGGTGGGCGTGGCTGCGAAAGTAATGGGGAGAACTTGGCAAAGGACAAGAATGGACCCACTGTGTCCAGGAATTCCCATGGTTGCATTCCATGCCCAGCCATTTTCCAGCCAGTGTGAGAATGAAGACTCACCCATCTTTCCTAGTGCTTCACCATGGAAGCTTGTGGCCATAAGCACGAGGACAGAGGAGTCCTGTTTCCACGGGATGGTGCTGGGTCATTTCGTCAGGGATAAATGCACTCACAGCTGTTTTACCCATGATGGATTTCATCAGAGGCACTTACTATTGGGGAATATTGTAAATTGAATTGAATATTGAATTGAATAAAAAATTCCCAGTTGGAGTCATTCCCGCCCCGCCCCAGAAGAGTTTGGAGTATGTCTGGAGAGAGTGGATTTTTTGCAGTGTGAATCAGGGGAGGAGATGCTACTGATTTCTCATGAATAGAGACCAGCTATACTGCATATCATCTTATTATGCCCCAGGCCACCCTCCATGAGGAGGACAAATCCAGGCAACGTATCAACAAGTGGTGAAGTCAGGAGCCTTGAGCCAGAGTCCTCTGCTTGCAGAGTCAGGGGCAGGGAGGATTTGAGATGAGGTGGAGACATATGTGCAAGACAGTTGGCAGTGCCAGCTGTGAAATCTGGACTTGATTGCCAGAGGTGGTCGGTATAGATCAAGGACAGTCATGGGAATCAGGAGAGGACTGCCAGTCAGGGTGATGGGAAGCAGTCAGGGCACATCCCCCAAACTGATATTCAGAAAGCTGGAGTCTTAGATCAGGGTACTAGGGGGGTGGGGAAAGAGGAGACAGAGCTTGCCATGGGCTAAGGCAGTGGGATTGACTCTGCTTGGTTGCCCCTTGTCAGGGCCAGAAAGCTCTCCCGCCAGAGACCATTCCTGAAACAGGTGAACTGGAGGGTCAGATGCCCTCCAAGGAGAACTTGGAGAAGGACCTGCTGGAAGACACAGGAGTGACAAGAACCCTTCCGTCTCAAGAGCCTGAACTTCTGCAGGATCGTGGTGAGTATTAAACACTTGGAGACCACAGGAGGTAATGACTGCTTCCACTGATGTCCAGGAAGGGGTACCCAGCATTTCCATCCCTTGGTGTTGGGGCCGGGTAGGAGTTGGTTCTCCTGTGCCAACCTTCTCCATCATCAATGTTCCAGAGTGTTTCATCAGCGAGACTCAGGTAGTTTGGTTGATGGGAAGTGTGTGGCCAAGATTAGGGATGGTTCCAATGAGGCTAGCACCATGGAAAATGCTCCTTGATAAATATGGTGCTGAATCTCTTCTTTCAGCAGATTctgggagggcagagagagaggggagagtcCCCAGGAAGGAACTGATACTTCAAATGTGGCTCCTGAACCCTTTCCTCTTGTGTTCCAGAGGGAGACGTTTCCACTACGAGTGGATCCAGACGAGGTCCTCTGAAGAATCGCAGACACGTCCTAAGGAAATGGGACAGCAGCCCCACTTGCCAAGACGTGCGTCAACAAGCAGCCACGTGTTTGGACCAAGgagatttctcaggacagcttGGGTCCCATTCCGTTCGTTCATCTGGCACCGTGGGACCCACCAGTGTTCCTGAGGGAGCAGAAACCCCGGGTCGGGCACTCTCTGAATGCAGGGTGTGCAAAAAGAGCTTTCCTTATCAATCTCAGCTTACCCTGCACCAGAGGACACACACAGTAGGGAGGCCCTTTCAATGCGACATCTGTGCCAAAGGGTTCATGCAGCCTTCGGACCTGCGGGTTCACGAGCGGATCCACACTGGTGAGAAGCCCTACAGCTGTGATCTCtgcctcaagaagttcacccacGACTCCACACTGCGCGCTCACAAGAGGACCCACACCAAGGAGAAGCCTTTCCGCTGTGAGCAGTGTGACAGAGCCTTCGGCCACCTAGGGAACCTCAGCGTTCACCGACGCATCCACTCTGGGGTCAAGCCCTACGTGTGCCCCGAGTGTCACCGTGCCTTCCGTCAGCTGGGGACTTGGAAACGCCACCAGAAAATCCATTCCAAATGACTGGTTTAGGACCCTGCCCTCAGGTCCTAGTGCCCTCTGCTCCTAGTAGGAAATTCAGGATTGTTTGTCACTTAGGTGATACAATGAAAGGGTGACATGTGAAGAACTTAGGATCCAACTGGAACCCGATGGGGTTCCATTCACATGAACTAGGCGAATCTTTGAGTGATGACTTACCTTTCccttcagattttgttttctactttagtGTAGCCTGTGTTTTTGTGATAAGTTTTGGCTTTGTGGTGTTCTTTCAGTGAATGCAGGTCTCATTAGTTTTCAGTACTTCTTCGTGAAACTGAGGTCACTGCTGATTGTCCCCCCATTAGGGAAGATTTAATTGTAAAATAGGATGCTCCTAGCAGAGTGGCCAGATGAAAAAGAGGATCACCAGTGAAATCTAAATTTCAAATAAAGACATTTCTGTTAAATAAGTGTCCTGTGTATTTCCTCTTCCAATATTTTTTTATATGGAGTAGATGATACCTGCGGTTTGGTACATGGCCATTATCATGTGGAGATACCTTCCCTCTAAGGCTTCCCAGTGCCtcgggataaagaatccacctgcaacgcagaagacccaggttcgatcccttcatcaggaagatcccctggagaagggaatggcaacccactccagtattcttgcctggagagtcccatggacagaggagcctggcgggctacagtccatggggtcacaaagagtcagacacagctgacacagctgagcacccACGTCTTCTCTCTGTGCTTGTTTTGATATTTCTTCCCTAGttatatagaaaaaggaagattTCCAAAACTGATAGGTGTCATTGTTTCACCCTATGGCAGTACAACCTCTGATTTTCTAAATGCTTACTCCAACGTAGGTTCTTTTCATACTGTAGCTcttaagctgattttagaaaattctttTGAGCTGTATTTACTTAAGAAAAAATAGCTATGTAACCCAACAACTGTCATATCTCTATTCTCTTACTCCTGTAAACTCTTcaggcaaatgaaaataaaaattcactaaACCAGGAATACCAATCCATTTCTCCCCCCTGCCAAAATGCAATCCATAAAAGGCTAAAGTACAATAAATGAAGTCCCCCACTTCATATTAAACCAATATTGGGGCCTGTTTAATAAGTCATGGTGTAGTTTCCATGGAAAATGAATCCCCCTGGCTTGCTTAAAACAATTCATTCTACAATATTCACCCAATCATTCCACTTTTGGGATAACAGGGAGGGACCCCTGAAATTTCCCCCAGCACCATATAAATAGAGACATTTCATCTCCTGGTACAGTTTGAGAGCCAGCCCCTGACTTGGGAGCACTTAGGGCAAGAGGGCGCAATGGAGAAAATGTCAGCTGGGGACATGTGAAGAGACTGCTTAGAGGTCAGGACAGATGGACGTGCGTTTCAGAAGGGTTTGGTTTTCTATGCTACGTTCATTAGTTGGAGACCTTGTTGAAACAACTCATCTCCCTAGATCCCCATATTAACTAGGGTTGATTGTCGAACTGTTCTATGACATGAGAAGAACTTGTCACCCAGTTGAACCTCAGAACCCAGAAACACTAATtgtaaaatatacatgcaccccaatgttcacagcagcagtatttacaacagccaaaacatgCATGCAAggcaagtgtccatcagcagaggactgAAGGTGTGGTAGGtgtatacaatggactattactcagtcataaaaaagaatgaaactttgcccctggcagcaacatagatggacctgggGGGCATTacgcttagtgaagtaagtcagaggaaaGCGATTATTGCATAATATTATTGATACTCCTATGTGTAATCTCAAAAAAAATGGCTAATACAACAAAGACTTCCCAGTAGCTAAGACtcagagctcccagtgcaggggcgcctggttagattcctggtcagggaactagattctgcctgccaaaactaagactctgagcagctgaataaataaatatttttaaaattaattaattaaaaaatacaaaagctaGTTAATATGACAAAAAGCAGGCTCACAGGTACAGAGAACTAACTAGTGGGTGACTAGTGATGAGAGGAAAGGGGGGGAATGGAAGGCAGAGACTATTGGGTGTCAGAATACAAGGATGTTGTGTACAACGCGGGGAATAGAGCCCATATGTATTAGATACCGAATATCTAGCCAATGTCATTCATTGAAGGTAGCAGTAAAtgaagtgaagagtgaaagtgaaagtcactcagtcgtgtccgactctttgcaaccccatgggaatagtccatggaactctctaggtcagaatactggagtgggtagccttttccttctccgggggatcttcccaactcagagatcgaacccaggtctcccacattgcaggcagattgtttaccagctgagccaccagggaagcccaagaatactggagtgggtagcctatcccttctccagcaccatcttcccaacccaggaatcgaactggggtcttctacattgcaagtggattctttaccaactgagctatcaataAGTGACAATTAACTCTTTGCAAGCTTGGAACATTTCTCTTGAAATCATCCagccagcagagggcaggggtATCATTTCTGTACATTCTTGCCAAACGATATTGTACTTTCTGCCTCCAGAGGCACAAATATaaggccatctttttttttttttaaggatttatttattttggctgtggggggtcttcgctgctgtgcatgggctctctctagttgttggacttccctggcggtacagtggataggaatccgcctgccagcgcaggggacacaggttcgagccctggtccaggaagatcccacaagcccaggtgccacaactactgagcctgtgtgcctagagcccatgctcgcaacaacagaagccacagccaaaaataaacaaaaagttaattaattaactaattattgTAAAGACAAAGCGAGACCAGAGACTGAGGACTCTGGATGCAAGGCCTGACCCAGTGGACACGTGACCCAGTGGACACTTGAGCACGGAGTGTGGATATCCTGAGCGGTGCCCTTGAGACAAATACCACATTACTactttgtacatctgaaactattgTATCATAAGCCaactatccttcagtaaaaagtaaaatgaaaaaataaaaataaccggTGCTTCAAATGGGGAAACGTTTTGCTAACTGATGCCCCAAGGAATGAGTGTctgtttaaaatgaataaatctttCTGCTGTTAGTGCAGGAAGGAATTCGATCCTTCATACAATATTGCACACGATCtgcccttctttccttttcctagaatgctatatttgaattttatcatgaaatattttattattacataAATCATTATTAACCCCAAAGTATTATGTAGAGGTAAAATTCTGATTACTATAGtgacaatcatttttttttttttggccaccccacgaagcgtgtgggatcttcactccctgaccagggattgaacctgcaccccttgcgctggaaggcaaagtcttaaccgctgggccaAGGAAGCCCCTGTTCTAGTTTCTTGTGAGTATGTGCACTTTCTCTTTCAGTGTGAACTTCAGAACCTACTTAgtaaattccattttttaaaaatcccattggcacatgtttttttttggtttgcctagtttcctttgcttttatttactttttatttacagCCACATCGTCAGCCCGGTACCCAGCCCGTGTCAGAAGCCCCATAAGTATTCACTGAAAGAGTGGATGTAAAAAGATATGGTGCATCCACAGGATAAAAGAGCGTGCTGTAGCTGGAGCTTTATCTGCTGCGCTGGCAAAATGTCTGCGACAAACATAGCTGGAAGAAAAAGCAGGTTACCTAGCCGTAGGCAGGATGGGGTTCTGTTTGCGTATTTGGTACAGGTGCAGGCAGGTGTGTGCGTGCAGGTGTGCGCACCTGGGCATGCGTGTGAGACCCACGCCACACTACATAGGGTTAccacaaaaagaataaagaaatgaagtgcgcatttctctgcattgttcaaGCTGCTATTGTTAGCAGCAGTAAAGACGCTTCACTTTAGGTTAAAAAGCTTTTGTTGACTATTTAGTAGTGAAAACCACTGCACAGAGTCGTATCGAACCTGTGATCCCAAGAGTGTCAAACTTGAGCCTAAGTGGGGTCAGACGCCAGCTGAGGACCTGGGGTGGCGAGCAGGGAAGAGGAATGGGTAACTGGAGAGCCCGAGGAAAGTTCTGCCCGCAGAGAGTAAGTCATTCAACCAGGAACTCCCAGTGCAAAGCAAATGAGTGTtaaccaaaacagaaaagaacagaaagaaacagCGTCAGCGCTCACAGGCGGGTGCTGCCTAATTACAGCCCAGAAGCCACTCTCCTCTCGCAACTGCAAAGTTTTAATTCCCTCTAATGCGTTCAAATTTGTTTGTTCCCCTCCCTCTCTTGCTTGGAGGGTaaagtttctttttcccttcGGTGTTCTCTCTGTCCCCGCGGCCTCAGAAATGAAGCTGTTTTTCTTGACCCTCCTGGAGACGGGTTGAAAAATTGATCATAATTATGCTGCCTGGCAGGAAAGACGAAGAAAACAGCCTCACCTACTTCCAGGGTCCCTCCGAGGGTTGTTAAGGCAATTTTAATGAGTCCCTGAGCGTGATGCTCAACTTCTGCCTGTTGAGATGCTGAACTGGCATCAAAAAGTTCACTCTGAAGATGTGGAAAACATGACTTGCCAACTGTGAGCTGCCAGGCTGGGCTGCTTGGTTCAATgcttataaaaaaaagaaaaaaactacagtCATTGCCTGTTTCTGATCTTGAAGcatcaatcctaaagtaaatcaaccctgagtattcattggaaggactgatgctgaagctccagtactttggccacctgattggaagaaccgactcattggaaaagaccctggtgctgggaaaggttgaaaacgacaggagaaggggacgacagagggtgagcaacactgactcaatggacttgagtttgagcaaactccaggacacagtggaggaccgaggagcctgacatgctgcggtccacggggtcgcatgAGAGTCCaagtccaagagtcagacacaacttagtccctgaacaacaacaacactgtgtcatattttaggttccataCACTGAGTGATATCGTACGGTATTTGCCTTTCTtggtctggcttacttcacttcgAGTGATcacctctgggtccatccacgttgctgcagatggcattgtttTGTCCTTtgcatggctgagtagtattccactgtgtgtgtgtgtgtgtgtgtgtgtgtgtgtatctcacatcttctttatccattcattgagaCAAGCAGTCTTAATACTTAGTGCGTCTTTGTGTttcctatgtatacatatatacataacataaacatgcttatatatataatatatacattatatatatatctacgcAAATACttatatacacagatacacacattaCACACATGTGTTTTTTAAGTGCAAAACAATTAGGAGGAGCAGCAAAGAGACTGAAACACAAGAATGACATGATCA
Protein-coding sequences here:
- the LOC138097128 gene encoding zinc finger and SCAN domain-containing protein 5B-like, with the translated sequence MAENQTAGRGPLANSPGAESPASAPRQDTGREKPDSALEELRIRFRRFSSSEESDPIKALRRLRELCGLWLRPDLHTKEQMVDRLVLEQFVMCMPPEIQVLVRRSGAETCKDLEEVLRNKQKLKKWTVVRVQGEDFLMPVSDVEMLGFEVSEGHDEGDGAREPQSTVSVVPPDEGQQESQDGQHLPGARDLSRVQGQKALPPETIPETGELEGQMPSKENLEKDLLEDTGVTRTLPSQEPELLQDREGDVSTTSGSRRGPLKNRRHVLRKWDSSPTCQDVRQQAATCLDQGDFSGQLGSHSVRSSGTVGPTSVPEGAETPGRALSECRVCKKSFPYQSQLTLHQRTHTVGRPFQCDICAKGFMQPSDLRVHERIHTGEKPYSCDLCLKKFTHDSTLRAHKRTHTKEKPFRCEQCDRAFGHLGNLSVHRRIHSGVKPYVCPECHRAFRQLGTWKRHQKIHSK